From a region of the Streptomyces venezuelae genome:
- a CDS encoding ricin-type beta-trefoil lectin domain protein: MPPRLRATLPCLTAAALFALALSSAPVAAEPRATADTPLALTPPMGWNNWAHYMCDIDEAKVVANADALVSTGLAAKGYDTVTVDDCWMTKSRDAQGSLVVDTAKFPHGMAWLGAYLHAKGLKFGIYQDAGSLTCEKYPGSGAPQGGGADHYAQDARQFASWKVDYVKMDGCNLWVPEGTTKEQAYRDAYNSVANALRESGRDMVLSASAPAYFQQGEWGGSDWHKVLGWVGETGQLWREGKDIKVYNPAAPATSRWSAVLGNYGYNRWLGRYAGPGNWNDPDFLIAGAPGLTAAESRSQVALWAMMASPFILSSDVSKLTPAGLTALGNTRMIELDQDPMGRQGSVVSSNATFEILVRPLANGDRAVAVLNRSAATRDINVPLDEIGLADCTAGARDLWSGTSREVTEKLTGKVAGHDTGVWRLSPRGCAEAVPTGQIVGDGARCADGANTTGVGAVVMAACTGAPDQRWTVAKDATLRLAGECLSAGEDRIVELADCADRPQEQPGQSWSQRRDGTLVEEVSGMCLTAPAAAAPSERLRLADCGDHRVDQAWALPV; this comes from the coding sequence GTGCCGCCTCGCCTGCGTGCAACGCTCCCCTGCCTGACCGCGGCCGCCCTGTTCGCCCTCGCGCTCTCCTCCGCCCCGGTCGCGGCCGAGCCCCGGGCGACCGCGGACACCCCGCTCGCGCTCACCCCGCCCATGGGCTGGAACAACTGGGCGCACTACATGTGCGACATCGACGAGGCCAAGGTCGTGGCCAACGCCGACGCGCTCGTGTCCACCGGGCTCGCCGCCAAGGGCTACGACACGGTGACCGTCGACGACTGCTGGATGACCAAGAGCCGCGACGCGCAGGGCAGTCTGGTCGTCGACACGGCGAAGTTCCCGCACGGCATGGCCTGGCTCGGCGCGTACCTGCACGCCAAGGGCCTGAAGTTCGGCATCTACCAGGACGCGGGCTCCCTCACCTGCGAGAAGTACCCGGGCAGTGGCGCGCCCCAGGGCGGCGGCGCGGACCACTACGCGCAGGACGCCCGGCAGTTCGCCTCCTGGAAGGTGGACTACGTCAAGATGGACGGCTGCAACCTCTGGGTCCCGGAGGGCACGACCAAGGAGCAGGCCTACCGCGACGCCTACAACTCCGTCGCCAACGCCCTGCGGGAGAGCGGCCGGGACATGGTCCTCTCGGCCTCCGCACCCGCCTACTTCCAGCAGGGCGAATGGGGCGGCTCCGACTGGCACAAGGTCCTCGGCTGGGTCGGCGAGACCGGCCAGCTGTGGCGCGAGGGCAAGGACATCAAGGTCTACAACCCGGCCGCACCCGCCACCTCGCGGTGGAGCGCGGTGCTGGGCAACTACGGATACAACCGCTGGCTCGGCCGGTACGCGGGCCCCGGCAACTGGAACGACCCCGACTTCCTGATCGCGGGCGCCCCCGGGCTCACGGCCGCCGAGAGCCGCAGCCAGGTCGCCCTGTGGGCCATGATGGCGTCGCCCTTCATCCTGTCGTCGGACGTCTCGAAGCTGACCCCGGCGGGCCTCACGGCGCTCGGCAACACCCGGATGATCGAGCTGGACCAGGACCCGATGGGCCGTCAGGGCTCCGTGGTCTCCTCCAACGCCACCTTCGAGATCCTGGTGCGGCCGCTCGCGAACGGCGACCGCGCCGTGGCCGTGCTCAACCGCTCCGCCGCCACCCGCGACATCAACGTGCCGCTCGACGAGATCGGCCTGGCCGACTGCACCGCAGGGGCCCGGGACCTGTGGAGCGGCACGAGCCGCGAGGTCACCGAGAAGCTGACCGGGAAGGTCGCCGGGCACGACACCGGGGTCTGGCGGCTCAGCCCGCGCGGCTGCGCCGAGGCCGTGCCGACCGGGCAGATCGTCGGTGACGGCGCCCGCTGTGCCGACGGCGCCAACACCACCGGCGTCGGCGCCGTGGTGATGGCCGCCTGCACCGGAGCCCCCGACCAGCGCTGGACCGTGGCCAAGGACGCGACCCTGCGGCTGGCCGGCGAGTGCCTGTCGGCGGGCGAGGACCGCATCGTGGAGCTGGCCGACTGCGCGGACCGCCCGCAGGAGCAGCCCGGTCAGAGCTGGTCGCAGCGCCGCGACGGAACCCTCGTCGAGGAGGTCAGCGGGATGTGCCTGACGGCTCCCGCGGCCGCCGCGCCGTCCGAACGGCTGCGGCTGGCCGACTGCGGCGACCACCGGGTCGACCAGGCCTGGGCCCTGCCGGTCTGA
- a CDS encoding cytochrome P450 family protein: MSSPTSPVPQGQAAPHVIDPVGGCPHALNARLRAEHGSVAEVVLPGGVPGAVVLGHDALREFLAHPDVAKGARHFPALHDGTIPADWPLRVFANAVGMHTADGADHRRLRALVGKAFTIRQVERLRPRVEELTAGLLDDLGRAAAGSADGTADLYEHFALPLPMNVICELLGVDPEHRGRLHHLTNKVVIATDITPAEKMTALQELMALTATIAAARAANPGEDLTSALIAAREDDGDRLTEVELIGTMRLMLVAGHETTLNLVVNAVRALCAHRDQLALVLDAKASWSDVVDETLRWDTPVSWFPFRYPTRDLTVDGTVIPQGTPVLAGYSAAGRDESFHGPGADRFDITRPTAARSLSFGHGAHYCTGAPLARLEATIALERLFTRFPDLDLAVPDAELPYQNSFISNNVRSLPVRPGRQAAATS, from the coding sequence TTGTCGTCCCCCACCTCACCCGTCCCGCAGGGCCAGGCCGCCCCGCACGTGATCGACCCCGTCGGCGGCTGCCCCCACGCCCTCAACGCCCGGCTGCGCGCCGAACACGGCTCCGTGGCCGAGGTCGTGCTCCCCGGTGGGGTGCCCGGGGCGGTGGTCCTGGGCCACGACGCGCTGCGGGAGTTCCTCGCCCACCCCGACGTGGCCAAGGGCGCCCGGCACTTCCCGGCCCTGCACGACGGCACGATCCCCGCCGACTGGCCGCTGCGCGTCTTCGCCAACGCCGTGGGCATGCACACCGCTGACGGCGCCGACCACCGCCGGCTGCGCGCGCTGGTCGGCAAGGCCTTCACCATCCGCCAGGTGGAACGGCTGCGGCCGCGCGTCGAGGAGCTCACCGCCGGACTCCTCGACGACCTCGGGCGGGCCGCGGCCGGGTCCGCCGACGGGACCGCCGACCTGTACGAGCACTTCGCCCTCCCGCTCCCGATGAACGTCATCTGCGAGCTGCTGGGCGTGGACCCCGAGCACCGGGGCCGTCTGCACCACCTGACCAACAAGGTCGTCATCGCCACCGACATCACCCCGGCCGAGAAGATGACCGCCCTGCAGGAACTCATGGCCCTGACGGCGACGATCGCGGCCGCCCGCGCCGCGAACCCCGGCGAGGACCTCACCAGTGCGCTGATCGCCGCCCGCGAGGACGACGGCGACCGGCTCACCGAGGTCGAACTCATCGGCACCATGCGGCTGATGCTCGTCGCGGGCCACGAGACCACCCTCAACCTCGTCGTCAACGCGGTCCGTGCGCTGTGCGCCCACCGCGACCAGCTCGCCCTGGTCCTGGACGCCAAGGCAAGCTGGTCGGACGTGGTGGACGAGACGCTGCGCTGGGACACCCCGGTCAGCTGGTTCCCGTTCCGCTACCCCACCCGCGACCTGACCGTCGACGGGACCGTGATCCCGCAGGGCACCCCGGTGCTCGCCGGGTACAGCGCGGCGGGCCGCGACGAGTCCTTCCACGGTCCGGGCGCCGACCGGTTCGACATCACCCGCCCCACCGCCGCCCGCAGCCTCTCCTTCGGCCACGGCGCCCATTACTGCACCGGGGCCCCGCTCGCCCGGCTGGAGGCCACGATTGCCCTGGAGCGGCTCTTCACCCGCTTCCCCGACCTCGACCTCGCGGTCCCGGACGCCGAACTCCCCTACCAGAACAGCTTCATCAGCAACAACGTCCGCTCACTCCCGGTCCGCCCCGGCCGACAGGCCGCCGCCACTTCCTAG
- a CDS encoding TetR/AcrR family transcriptional regulator: MPRRSAALDRATPEAIAVAALRILDEQGPGHLSFRALADRLEVSHATVQRRCTDLAGLLDLCTEHLAGQLPRIPAGTDWAEATEQRFRALYRLLTAHPGLLVLRGSRPWLGRRLLAGLVEPALADSVAAGMTAAEAMTVYRRMYLLTLGSAAFVDHRDPGAATAASRAALAALDPAEFPVLAGALPDVLPALTDHEVYYGALRQLIESARPDRPADRT; the protein is encoded by the coding sequence ATGCCGCGAAGATCAGCCGCCCTGGACCGTGCGACCCCGGAGGCCATCGCCGTCGCCGCCCTGCGGATCCTCGACGAGCAGGGGCCCGGCCACCTGAGTTTCCGCGCCCTCGCCGACCGGCTGGAGGTCTCCCACGCCACGGTGCAGCGCCGCTGCACCGACCTCGCCGGCCTGCTCGACCTGTGCACCGAGCACCTCGCCGGGCAGCTCCCGCGGATCCCCGCCGGCACGGACTGGGCCGAGGCCACCGAACAGCGGTTCCGCGCTCTGTACCGGCTGCTCACCGCGCACCCGGGACTGCTCGTGCTGCGCGGCAGCCGGCCCTGGCTCGGGCGCAGGCTGCTGGCCGGGCTCGTGGAGCCCGCGCTCGCCGACAGCGTGGCCGCCGGAATGACCGCCGCCGAGGCGATGACCGTCTACCGCCGGATGTACCTGCTCACCCTGGGCAGCGCGGCCTTCGTCGACCACCGGGATCCGGGCGCGGCCACCGCCGCCTCACGGGCGGCCCTGGCCGCGCTGGATCCCGCGGAGTTCCCCGTGCTCGCGGGCGCGCTGCCCGACGTACTGCCCGCCCTGACGGACCACGAGGTCTACTACGGGGCCCTGCGCCAGCTGATCGAATCCGCCCGGCCCGACCGGCCCGCCGACCGCACCTGA
- a CDS encoding LysR family transcriptional regulator: protein MTPTLAQLRYLVAVADCRSITGAAASVFVAQSALSRAVQAMERDLGVELLARRGRGVDLTPEGARVVRLARTVLNAVEAIDDIGTPHGEGARAALTLVTTPTLALDLAADLIAAFTGRHPAVDVRLRQHGSREGLVEEVTQGRAELALVDLPVDKELSTHFIQEREVVLISPPGSRLPHPMPLRMLDGLPMVLPTPGTGRRTEMEAMFSCLGVRPVPTLEVDERLAWVTGVTDGRGSLIWYRDVVLRAFGSRAEIRSFTPPLLRPVGIAHARRPLSRAARAFIAQAGHKAPVREPVR from the coding sequence ATGACCCCCACCCTCGCGCAGCTCCGCTACCTCGTCGCCGTCGCCGACTGCCGGTCCATCACCGGGGCCGCCGCCTCGGTCTTCGTCGCCCAGTCCGCGCTGTCCCGGGCCGTGCAGGCCATGGAGCGGGATCTCGGCGTCGAGCTCCTGGCCCGCCGGGGAAGGGGGGTGGACCTCACGCCGGAGGGGGCCCGGGTCGTCCGGCTGGCCCGGACCGTGCTCAACGCGGTGGAGGCCATCGACGACATCGGGACCCCACACGGCGAGGGCGCCCGGGCGGCCCTGACCCTGGTCACCACCCCCACCCTCGCCCTCGACCTGGCCGCCGACCTGATCGCGGCCTTCACCGGACGGCATCCCGCCGTCGACGTCCGGCTCCGGCAGCACGGCAGCAGGGAGGGCCTGGTCGAGGAGGTCACCCAGGGGCGCGCGGAGCTGGCCCTGGTCGACCTGCCCGTCGACAAGGAGCTCTCCACCCACTTCATCCAGGAGCGGGAGGTGGTGCTGATATCGCCGCCCGGCTCCCGGCTGCCCCACCCGATGCCCCTGCGCATGCTCGACGGGCTGCCGATGGTGCTGCCCACGCCGGGGACCGGCCGGCGCACCGAGATGGAAGCCATGTTCAGCTGCCTCGGAGTACGGCCCGTCCCCACCCTGGAGGTCGACGAACGCCTCGCGTGGGTGACGGGCGTGACGGACGGCCGTGGCTCCCTCATCTGGTACCGGGACGTGGTGCTGAGAGCCTTCGGGAGCCGGGCCGAGATCCGCTCCTTCACACCTCCGCTGCTGCGCCCGGTGGGCATCGCCCACGCCCGGCGGCCGCTCAGCCGGGCGGCCCGCGCGTTCATCGCACAGGCAGGGCACAAGGCACCCGTCCGGGAGCCGGTGCGCTGA
- a CDS encoding Ig domain-containing protein produces MSRLLTLPRAAALATAVLATALPGLAWTATATATASTASTASTASTATASTVSVAPPASAAVAPAPERKCTLPSGLAELSGLAMSRRHPGVFYAVNDSGNTNQVFAVDCSGATGRLVATLTVSGVGNTDWEGLALGTDADGGPAILVGDIGDNLGGRAEITVHRFAEPVRLANATVTPVTYRFAYADGRHDAESLLADPVTGRLYVASKLIGAAGRLYQAPLPPVTGQVNTLTAVRPGPVFATDGAFSPTGASYTLRSGGPLGANTASVYDTAGVKLADVALPAQSQGETVTYADCANLLVGSENDTQIWRVPLPPEATPGCGTTPTPTPTPTPTPTPTPGGLKFTDPGPQTCRFNQSCTVQLVTTGAKPPVRYAVTGLPWGLTLDAASGRIGGKPWGGGVFQITATASDAGGATAGTTFTLTVNWF; encoded by the coding sequence ATGTCCCGACTCCTGACACTCCCGCGCGCCGCCGCCCTCGCGACCGCGGTCCTCGCGACGGCCCTGCCCGGGCTCGCCTGGACGGCCACGGCCACGGCCACCGCCTCCACCGCCTCCACCGCCTCCACCGCCTCCACGGCCACCGCCTCCACCGTTTCCGTCGCCCCGCCGGCCTCGGCCGCCGTGGCCCCGGCGCCGGAGCGGAAGTGCACCCTCCCCAGCGGCCTCGCCGAACTCAGCGGCCTCGCCATGAGCCGCAGACATCCCGGGGTCTTCTACGCCGTCAACGACAGCGGGAACACCAACCAGGTCTTCGCCGTCGACTGCAGCGGCGCCACCGGCCGGCTGGTCGCCACCCTGACCGTCTCCGGCGTCGGCAACACCGACTGGGAAGGCCTGGCGCTCGGTACGGACGCCGACGGTGGCCCGGCGATCCTGGTCGGCGACATCGGGGACAACCTCGGCGGGCGCGCGGAGATCACCGTCCACCGGTTCGCCGAGCCCGTTCGGCTCGCGAACGCCACGGTCACGCCCGTGACCTACCGCTTCGCCTACGCCGACGGCAGACACGATGCCGAGTCCCTGCTCGCCGATCCCGTGACCGGCCGGCTCTACGTCGCCAGCAAGCTCATCGGGGCCGCCGGCCGGCTGTACCAGGCCCCGCTGCCGCCGGTGACCGGTCAGGTCAACACCCTCACCGCGGTCCGGCCGGGCCCCGTGTTCGCCACGGACGGCGCCTTCTCGCCGACGGGTGCCTCGTACACCCTGCGCAGCGGCGGGCCGCTGGGCGCCAACACGGCCTCCGTGTACGACACGGCCGGGGTCAAGCTCGCGGACGTCGCCCTCCCGGCCCAGTCGCAGGGGGAGACGGTGACGTACGCCGACTGCGCGAACCTCCTCGTCGGTTCGGAGAACGACACGCAGATCTGGCGGGTCCCGCTGCCGCCGGAGGCCACCCCGGGCTGCGGCACCACCCCCACCCCGACGCCCACCCCCACTCCGACGCCCACTCCCACCCCCGGCGGGCTGAAGTTCACCGACCCCGGCCCGCAGACGTGCAGGTTCAACCAGTCCTGCACCGTCCAGCTCGTCACCACCGGGGCGAAGCCCCCTGTCCGGTACGCCGTCACGGGCCTGCCCTGGGGCCTGACCCTCGACGCTGCCTCCGGCCGGATCGGCGGCAAGCCCTGGGGCGGCGGCGTCTTCCAGATCACCGCCACCGCGAGCGATGCCGGCGGAGCCACCGCGGGCACCACCTTCACCCTGACCGTCAACTGGTTCTGA
- a CDS encoding molybdopterin-dependent oxidoreductase: protein MGAVSGIVAAVAGLASAQLAAAAGRPEASPVTAVGGAVVDLTPVAVREWAIRLFGTSDKLALGLGILAVLAAVAVGTGLLAVRHLPAAIAVTGGFGLVGALAALSRPEASWRDALPSLVGALVSAGVLYLLVTAGRRARPAGAAQGGAGSMDRRGFGRLVVAVLAASAGVGLGARRLGAHGSADATASRARFVLPRPTVPAPPVPAGADLRVPGLGPFLTPNQDFYRVDTALVVPRVDAGTWRLRIHGEGVTRPLTLDLPRLLARPVVEHDITLTCVSNEVGGPYAGNARWLGVRLGDLLREAGVRPPSEGGPADQLVARSVDGMTIGTPVETVMDGRAALLAVGMNGRPLPFAHGFPVRMVVPGLYGYVSACKWITELRLTTFAAYDAYWVRRSWAQQAAVKTQSRIDTPRPYADLSPGRVAVAGVAWAQHRGIARVQVRVDGGPWQEARLGTADGADTWRQWVWPWEATAGPHTLEVRATDGTGAVQTGVRTGTVPDGATGWHAVDVRVRALGSGGGLSAGADRE, encoded by the coding sequence ATGGGCGCGGTCAGCGGGATCGTCGCGGCCGTCGCCGGACTGGCGTCCGCGCAGCTGGCCGCTGCCGCCGGCCGGCCCGAGGCCTCGCCGGTCACGGCCGTCGGCGGAGCCGTGGTCGACCTGACGCCGGTCGCGGTCCGGGAATGGGCCATCCGGCTGTTCGGCACCTCCGACAAGCTGGCGCTGGGCCTCGGCATCCTCGCCGTGCTGGCCGCGGTCGCGGTCGGCACCGGCCTGCTCGCCGTACGCCACCTCCCCGCCGCGATCGCCGTCACGGGCGGTTTCGGGCTGGTGGGGGCGCTGGCCGCGCTCAGCCGTCCGGAGGCGTCGTGGCGGGACGCGCTGCCCTCGCTGGTGGGTGCCCTGGTCTCGGCCGGGGTGCTGTACCTGCTGGTCACCGCCGGCAGACGGGCCCGGCCCGCCGGCGCCGCGCAGGGCGGAGCCGGCTCGATGGACCGGCGCGGCTTCGGCCGCCTGGTGGTCGCCGTCCTGGCCGCGTCGGCCGGGGTCGGGCTCGGGGCACGGCGCCTGGGTGCGCACGGCAGCGCGGACGCCACCGCCTCGCGGGCCCGCTTCGTACTCCCCCGGCCCACCGTGCCCGCGCCGCCGGTGCCCGCCGGTGCGGACCTGCGGGTGCCCGGGCTCGGCCCGTTCCTCACCCCGAACCAGGACTTCTACCGGGTGGACACCGCCCTGGTCGTCCCGCGCGTGGACGCCGGCACCTGGCGGCTGCGCATCCACGGGGAGGGAGTCACCCGGCCCCTGACCCTGGACCTGCCCCGGCTCCTCGCCCGCCCGGTGGTCGAACACGACATCACCCTCACCTGTGTCTCCAACGAGGTCGGCGGCCCGTACGCGGGCAACGCCCGCTGGCTGGGGGTCCGCCTCGGGGACCTGCTCCGCGAGGCGGGGGTGCGGCCGCCGTCCGAGGGCGGACCGGCCGACCAGCTGGTGGCGCGGTCGGTGGACGGCATGACCATCGGCACACCGGTCGAGACCGTCATGGACGGCCGGGCGGCGCTGCTGGCCGTGGGCATGAACGGCCGGCCGCTGCCCTTCGCCCACGGGTTCCCGGTCCGGATGGTCGTACCGGGCCTGTACGGGTACGTCTCCGCCTGCAAGTGGATCACCGAGCTGCGGCTCACCACCTTCGCCGCCTACGACGCGTACTGGGTGCGCCGGTCCTGGGCCCAGCAGGCCGCCGTCAAGACGCAGTCGCGGATCGACACCCCGCGCCCCTACGCCGACCTGTCCCCGGGCCGGGTGGCGGTCGCCGGGGTGGCGTGGGCCCAGCACCGAGGGATCGCGCGGGTCCAGGTACGGGTGGACGGCGGCCCCTGGCAGGAGGCCCGGCTCGGGACCGCGGACGGCGCGGACACCTGGCGCCAGTGGGTCTGGCCGTGGGAGGCGACCGCAGGACCGCACACCCTGGAGGTCCGCGCCACGGACGGCACGGGCGCGGTGCAGACGGGGGTCCGCACCGGGACCGTGCCGGACGGGGCGACGGGCTGGCACGCGGTGGACGTGCGCGTCCGGGCGCTAGGAAGTGGCGGCGGCCTGTCGGCCGGGGCGGACCGGGAGTGA
- a CDS encoding alpha-N-acetylglucosaminidase TIM-barrel domain-containing protein, producing the protein MRNPTHRGGRRTRSRRPLALTALPAALLALVCAGPAPGATAPGAGTPVRSAVTTEARTARTFDAGPAREALRRLLPRHWGQFTLVPDATAGPDTFTVSGTAGAVTVRGSTGATLLTGVGWYLQHVAGVDIGWPGDSIGMLPGRLPAVPAPVTRSAQVPHRYALNDTDDGYSGPYRSFKEHQRQIDLLALHGINEVFVQVGAEYPYYRALQGFGYSAGELRQWIPGPGHQSWWLLQNLSGFGGPVTERLMRERAELGGRIAEQLRGLGMTPVLPGYFGTVPPGFAARNPGAATVAQGDWAGFDRPDWLDPASPVFGRLAAAYYAEQQAVFGDSTMYRMSPLHEGGQTGSVDVAAAAGAIQGALHAAHPGALWAVLGWQDDPTAELLAGVDTSKLLILDGLSDRYNRLDRESRWGGTPYAMGTIYNFGGHTTIGANSSVWIERFGPWRDKANSALAGIAYLPEATGTNPAAFDLFTDLAWERGPIDQRRWFADFAARRYGRPDAAAAAAWEELRTGPYSTSSGLWSESQDSLFTARPSLTAAGAAYWSPRSMRYPAGSVRRALDHLLKVDPALRGSSAYRFDLVDTARQALANHSRVLLPQIKAAYEAKDLTRFRALTAAWQDAERKLDAVTGSDPAFLLGSWLSGARSRGADRAEQDRYEYDARSLLSVWGLRSTSEGGFLHDYANREWSGLVSELYAPRWARYFASLDEALVTGAAPREIDWHAFEAQWAARTTRHPDRPAGDPYRLAAQIAAALPPSAVR; encoded by the coding sequence ATGAGGAACCCGACGCATCGCGGGGGGCGCCGGACGAGGAGCCGGCGCCCGCTCGCCCTCACCGCCCTTCCGGCGGCGCTGCTGGCACTGGTCTGCGCGGGGCCCGCGCCCGGGGCCACCGCCCCGGGCGCGGGGACGCCCGTACGTTCCGCCGTGACGACCGAAGCGCGCACGGCGCGCACCTTCGACGCCGGGCCCGCGCGGGAGGCCCTGCGGCGGCTGCTCCCGCGCCACTGGGGGCAGTTCACCCTGGTGCCCGACGCGACCGCCGGCCCCGACACCTTCACCGTGTCCGGCACCGCCGGCGCGGTCACCGTGCGCGGCAGCACCGGGGCCACCCTGCTCACCGGGGTCGGCTGGTACCTCCAGCACGTCGCCGGGGTCGACATCGGCTGGCCCGGCGACAGCATCGGCATGCTGCCGGGCCGGCTGCCCGCGGTCCCCGCCCCGGTCACCCGCAGCGCACAGGTCCCGCACCGGTACGCGCTGAACGACACCGACGACGGGTACTCCGGCCCGTACCGCTCCTTCAAGGAGCACCAGCGGCAGATCGACCTGCTCGCCCTGCACGGCATCAACGAGGTGTTCGTGCAGGTCGGCGCCGAGTACCCGTACTACCGGGCGCTCCAGGGGTTCGGCTACTCCGCCGGGGAACTGCGGCAGTGGATCCCCGGCCCCGGCCACCAGAGCTGGTGGCTGCTGCAGAACCTGAGCGGTTTCGGCGGCCCCGTCACCGAGCGGCTGATGCGCGAACGCGCCGAACTGGGCGGGCGGATCGCCGAGCAGCTGCGCGGGCTCGGCATGACCCCGGTCCTCCCGGGCTACTTCGGCACCGTGCCGCCCGGCTTCGCCGCGCGCAACCCCGGTGCGGCGACGGTGGCCCAGGGCGACTGGGCGGGCTTCGACCGCCCGGACTGGCTGGACCCCGCCTCGCCGGTGTTCGGGAGACTGGCCGCCGCGTACTACGCCGAGCAGCAAGCGGTGTTCGGGGACAGCACGATGTACCGGATGAGCCCGCTGCACGAGGGCGGGCAGACCGGCTCCGTCGACGTCGCCGCCGCCGCGGGCGCCATCCAGGGCGCCCTGCACGCCGCCCACCCGGGTGCGCTGTGGGCGGTGCTGGGCTGGCAGGACGACCCCACCGCGGAACTGCTGGCCGGGGTGGACACCTCGAAGCTGCTGATCCTGGACGGGCTCTCCGACCGGTACAACCGGCTCGACCGCGAGTCCCGCTGGGGCGGGACCCCGTACGCGATGGGCACCATCTACAACTTCGGCGGGCACACGACGATCGGCGCGAACAGCTCCGTGTGGATCGAACGGTTCGGCCCCTGGCGGGACAAGGCGAACAGCGCGCTGGCCGGGATCGCCTACCTCCCCGAGGCCACCGGGACCAACCCGGCCGCCTTCGACCTCTTCACCGACCTGGCCTGGGAGCGCGGGCCGATCGACCAGCGCAGGTGGTTCGCCGACTTCGCGGCCCGCCGCTACGGCCGCCCGGACGCCGCCGCGGCCGCCGCCTGGGAGGAGCTCCGCACGGGGCCGTACAGCACCTCGTCGGGGCTGTGGTCGGAGTCCCAGGACAGCCTGTTCACCGCCCGGCCGAGCCTGACGGCGGCGGGTGCGGCCTACTGGAGTCCGCGGTCCATGCGCTATCCGGCCGGTTCGGTGCGCAGGGCCCTGGACCACCTGCTGAAGGTGGATCCGGCGCTGCGCGGCTCCAGTGCCTACCGCTTCGATCTGGTGGACACCGCCCGGCAGGCCCTCGCCAACCACTCGCGGGTGCTGCTCCCGCAGATCAAGGCGGCCTACGAGGCCAAGGACCTGACCCGCTTCCGGGCCCTGACGGCCGCATGGCAGGACGCCGAGCGGAAGCTGGACGCGGTCACCGGTTCCGACCCGGCCTTCCTCCTCGGCAGCTGGCTCTCCGGGGCCCGCTCCCGGGGCGCGGACCGGGCCGAGCAGGACCGGTACGAGTACGACGCCCGCTCGCTGCTCAGCGTGTGGGGCCTCCGCAGCACCAGCGAGGGCGGCTTCCTGCACGACTACGCGAACCGCGAGTGGAGCGGCCTGGTATCGGAGCTGTACGCACCCCGCTGGGCGCGCTACTTCGCCTCGCTGGACGAGGCGCTGGTGACGGGGGCCGCACCACGGGAGATCGACTGGCACGCCTTCGAGGCGCAGTGGGCGGCGCGCACCACCCGCCATCCGGACCGGCCGGCCGGCGACCCGTACCGGCTCGCCGCGCAGATCGCCGCCGCCCTGCCCCCGTCGGCCGTCCGCTGA
- a CDS encoding serine/threonine dehydratase gives MHAAPAQQLDHEAVRSAADRIAGGIRPVTVAAAGPGVWYALEYLQHTGSFKARGARNFLAAHHEAGALPAAGVTIASGGNAGLACAWAARALSVPATVFLPANAPRVKVERLRGYGAEVRLVGDRYAQALAACEEFAAESGALSSHAYDHPLIAAGAGTLLEEIRAALPGLDTVVVAVGGGGLFAGVATAAREHGVRVVAAEPENCRALNAALAAGRVVDVTVESVAADSLGATRVSADALAAAREENVTSVLVPDTEITAARRALWEEHRIVVEAGAATAAAALRTAPEPLGERVAVVLCGANTDPRDLMEPVGIRAGGRSHAP, from the coding sequence ATGCACGCAGCACCGGCCCAGCAGCTCGACCACGAGGCCGTCCGCTCCGCCGCCGACCGGATCGCGGGCGGGATACGCCCCGTCACGGTGGCCGCGGCCGGACCGGGCGTCTGGTACGCGCTCGAATACCTCCAGCACACCGGCTCCTTCAAGGCGCGCGGCGCCCGCAACTTCCTCGCCGCCCACCACGAGGCCGGCGCACTCCCCGCCGCCGGGGTCACCATCGCCTCCGGCGGCAACGCCGGGCTCGCCTGTGCCTGGGCGGCCCGCGCCCTGTCCGTGCCCGCGACCGTGTTCCTGCCCGCCAACGCCCCGCGGGTGAAGGTGGAACGGCTGCGCGGATACGGGGCCGAGGTGCGGCTCGTCGGCGACCGGTACGCCCAGGCGCTGGCCGCCTGTGAGGAGTTCGCCGCGGAGAGCGGGGCACTGAGCAGCCACGCCTACGACCACCCGCTGATCGCGGCGGGCGCCGGGACCCTGCTGGAGGAGATCCGGGCGGCCCTGCCCGGGCTGGACACGGTGGTCGTCGCGGTCGGCGGCGGCGGACTGTTCGCCGGGGTCGCCACGGCCGCGCGCGAACACGGCGTACGGGTGGTCGCGGCGGAGCCGGAGAACTGCCGGGCCCTGAACGCGGCCCTGGCCGCGGGACGGGTCGTGGACGTGACCGTGGAATCCGTCGCGGCCGACTCCCTGGGGGCCACCCGGGTCTCGGCGGACGCGCTCGCCGCCGCTCGGGAGGAGAACGTGACGTCGGTCCTCGTGCCCGACACGGAGATCACGGCCGCCCGGCGGGCGCTCTGGGAGGAGCACCGGATCGTGGTCGAGGCGGGCGCGGCCACCGCCGCGGCGGCACTGCGCACCGCGCCCGAGCCACTGGGCGAGCGGGTCGCCGTCGTCCTCTGCGGTGCCAACACGGACCCCCGGGACCTGATGGAACCGGTCGGCATCCGGGCCGGTGGGCGCAGCCACGCTCCCTGA